The Gemmatimonadaceae bacterium genome includes a region encoding these proteins:
- a CDS encoding SusC/RagA family TonB-linked outer membrane protein, with amino-acid sequence MRCCSSVLAAFATLAIAAVAGAQQPGQQEAVITGTVATAAGAPLPYASVFLKDLRLGVVTGTDGTYRLVIPAARVSGKTDSLTVRLIGYQEKAVAMAITPGAHAENFVLEANPLRLGEVVVTGEGTSTTREKLGNVINTVDTSLISRSNESNVVSALAGKAPNVEVNSSSGDPGSSSYIRIRGPKTITGTGQPLFVVDGVPIDNSTYSTEMNPLAGTTAPNRASDINPADIASIEILKGAAAAAIYGARAGQGVVLITTKKGQSGQTRYSLNSSYSFDNVNHKIPLQTTYGHGNDGVFPSCDASNPDGLPMDSLLDCGPSTSSSFGPVLAPGTPVYDHFDELFHTGHEWNSTLSLSGGNDQTLYYLSAGRDNDNGDIKGPNDFYDKTTVRLNASHRMFDNLNVGMDISYVNTQGHFLQQGSNVDGLLLGALRTPPEFNNQQFLSPTTGLQRSYRFPFPSVNSALDTRGYDNPFYIINQDLAQSQLNRTYGNLNATWDALDWLNFKETFGADYYGDERLEGFPQSSSGQPTGQVIRADFKSFQLDQNLTGTASHTFSPSVSGSLTLGQNINARDFRQIAVTGITLVAPQPFDLLNTANWTPNDSQSVIHSESYFGQADINLADRVFISAAARNDGFSEFGVSSRRHWFPKASLAYNFVQQSSGNSGILDYGKFRFAYGETGTEPAVYSTTQFYASGVFFADAGWGSALLENQNGNGGLSQSAQKEQPDLAPERTKEFETGFDLGLFNNHADASATVYQDKTVGAIFQAPLAASTGFVVQAQNAGTIRNRGIETSFNYRPIMSSNLTWEIGLQWSKNENRVLSLNGQQFVDLSAGGGGGFAGTVPTAWLGSSVGVIRGNDFARCGRGLNINGIDIDAGCGSAPKGSLYIGADGFPVPDPTTRVIADGNPDWLGSLRTAITYDHVTVSGLLDVKHGGQIWDGTRGALDNFGTHIDTDVRGQSLVFGKSFMPGPTAGPGAGMPVVIDQSWFQGNGGGFGPVSAQFVEPGGYTKLREIAVAYSLDQPWVRQFGFSSIDLRLAGRNLYTWTKYRGIDPEANLAGAAVLIQGVDYFNNPQTRSFVISLGLNR; translated from the coding sequence ATGCGATGTTGCTCGTCAGTGCTCGCCGCCTTTGCCACCCTCGCGATTGCCGCGGTGGCGGGGGCACAACAACCCGGCCAGCAAGAAGCCGTGATCACCGGAACGGTCGCCACCGCGGCAGGCGCACCGTTGCCGTACGCGAGCGTGTTCCTCAAGGATCTCAGACTGGGTGTCGTCACCGGCACGGACGGCACGTATCGCCTGGTGATCCCGGCCGCGCGCGTCAGCGGCAAAACCGACAGCCTCACCGTCCGTCTCATCGGGTATCAGGAGAAGGCGGTGGCCATGGCGATCACGCCCGGCGCGCACGCGGAGAACTTCGTACTCGAAGCCAATCCGCTCCGGTTAGGCGAAGTGGTGGTGACCGGCGAGGGGACGTCGACGACGCGCGAAAAGTTGGGCAACGTCATCAACACCGTCGACACGTCGCTCATCTCGCGGTCCAACGAATCGAACGTCGTGTCCGCGCTCGCGGGCAAAGCGCCGAACGTCGAGGTCAACTCGTCGTCGGGCGACCCGGGCTCGTCGTCGTACATCCGCATTCGCGGACCCAAGACGATCACGGGCACCGGCCAGCCGCTGTTCGTCGTGGACGGCGTGCCGATCGACAACTCGACGTACTCGACCGAAATGAATCCGCTCGCCGGGACGACGGCGCCGAATCGCGCGTCCGACATCAACCCCGCCGACATCGCGTCGATCGAGATCCTCAAGGGCGCCGCCGCCGCCGCGATCTACGGCGCGCGCGCGGGACAGGGCGTGGTGCTCATCACGACCAAGAAAGGGCAGTCAGGCCAGACGCGATACTCGCTCAACTCGAGCTATTCGTTCGACAACGTCAATCACAAGATCCCGTTGCAGACGACGTACGGCCACGGCAACGACGGCGTGTTCCCGTCCTGCGACGCGTCGAATCCCGACGGACTGCCCATGGATTCGCTGTTGGATTGCGGCCCGTCGACCAGCTCGAGCTTCGGGCCCGTCCTCGCGCCCGGCACCCCGGTGTACGATCACTTCGACGAGCTGTTCCACACCGGTCACGAGTGGAACAGCACGCTCTCGCTCTCCGGCGGCAACGACCAGACGCTCTACTATCTGTCCGCGGGCCGCGACAACGACAACGGCGACATCAAGGGGCCTAACGACTTCTACGACAAGACCACCGTTCGGCTCAACGCGTCGCACCGGATGTTCGACAATCTCAACGTCGGCATGGACATCTCGTACGTCAACACGCAGGGTCACTTCCTGCAGCAGGGCTCGAACGTCGACGGGCTCCTGTTAGGCGCACTCCGGACGCCGCCTGAGTTCAACAACCAGCAGTTCCTGTCGCCCACGACCGGGCTCCAGCGCTCGTACCGGTTCCCGTTCCCGTCGGTCAACTCGGCGCTGGACACGCGCGGATACGACAACCCGTTCTACATCATCAACCAGGATCTCGCGCAGAGCCAGCTGAATCGCACGTACGGAAACCTCAACGCGACCTGGGACGCACTCGACTGGCTCAACTTCAAGGAGACGTTCGGCGCCGATTACTACGGCGACGAGCGACTCGAGGGATTCCCGCAGTCGAGCTCCGGTCAGCCCACGGGCCAGGTGATCCGCGCCGACTTCAAGTCGTTTCAGCTCGACCAGAACCTGACCGGCACGGCGTCGCACACGTTCAGCCCCAGTGTGTCGGGGTCGCTGACCCTTGGGCAGAACATCAACGCGCGCGACTTCCGGCAGATCGCCGTCACCGGCATCACGCTCGTGGCGCCGCAGCCGTTCGACCTGCTGAACACCGCCAACTGGACGCCTAACGATTCGCAGTCGGTGATCCACAGCGAATCGTACTTCGGCCAGGCGGACATCAATCTGGCCGACCGCGTTTTCATCAGTGCGGCGGCGCGCAACGACGGGTTCTCCGAGTTCGGCGTCAGCTCGCGCCGGCACTGGTTCCCGAAGGCCAGCCTGGCGTACAACTTCGTCCAGCAGTCCAGCGGCAACAGCGGCATTCTGGATTACGGAAAGTTCCGCTTCGCCTACGGCGAGACGGGCACCGAGCCGGCGGTGTATTCGACCACGCAGTTCTATGCGTCGGGTGTGTTCTTCGCCGATGCCGGCTGGGGCAGCGCGCTGCTCGAGAATCAGAACGGCAACGGCGGCCTCTCGCAGAGCGCGCAGAAAGAGCAGCCCGATCTCGCGCCCGAGCGCACGAAAGAATTCGAGACCGGCTTCGACCTCGGCTTGTTCAACAACCACGCGGACGCGTCGGCGACGGTGTATCAGGACAAGACGGTCGGCGCGATCTTCCAGGCGCCGCTCGCGGCGTCCACCGGGTTCGTGGTGCAAGCGCAGAACGCGGGCACCATTCGCAACCGCGGCATCGAGACGTCGTTCAACTACCGTCCGATCATGAGCAGCAACCTCACGTGGGAGATCGGGCTGCAGTGGTCGAAGAACGAGAACCGCGTGCTGAGCCTGAACGGGCAGCAGTTCGTGGATCTCTCGGCCGGCGGCGGCGGCGGATTTGCCGGCACCGTGCCGACGGCGTGGCTCGGCTCCAGCGTCGGCGTGATTCGCGGCAACGATTTCGCGCGCTGCGGGCGCGGTCTCAACATCAACGGCATCGACATCGACGCCGGGTGCGGCAGCGCGCCCAAGGGATCGCTGTACATCGGGGCCGATGGATTCCCGGTGCCCGATCCGACGACGCGCGTCATCGCCGATGGCAATCCGGATTGGTTAGGCAGCCTGCGCACGGCGATCACGTACGATCACGTCACGGTGTCCGGCCTGCTTGATGTCAAGCACGGTGGCCAGATCTGGGACGGCACGCGCGGCGCTCTCGACAATTTCGGCACGCACATCGATACCGACGTGCGCGGCCAGAGCCTGGTGTTCGGCAAGAGCTTCATGCCCGGTCCGACCGCGGGCCCGGGCGCCGGAATGCCGGTGGTGATCGACCAGTCGTGGTTCCAGGGAAACGGCGGCGGCTTCGGACCGGTGTCGGCGCAGTTCGTCGAGCCGGGCGGCTACACCAAGCTGCGCGAGATCGCGGTGGCCTACTCGTTAGACCAACCGTGGGTGCGGCAGTTCGGTTTCAGCAGCATCGATCTCCGGTTGGCGGGACGGAA